From the Arthrobacter sp. PM3 genome, one window contains:
- a CDS encoding NAD(P)-dependent oxidoreductase, which yields MDLSSTGMPTSVALLGTGPMGAPIARNIINGGVPLTLWNRTVGKAEAVGGGTVVASPAGAASDVVLTVLPDLPQVASLIPGEDGLLAGWAAAGVEHPILVIHGTVSPVAVAAFAAECRQAHGVTVIDAPLSGGTIGAEEGRLSTMVGGPRDVVDRLTPLFRLYSSTVAWFGATGAGSTVKACNQIVVAATVTALSEAMALAEANGLDLHQVQSILAGGLANSEVLRQKGQRWIDADFEGGGSAKNQLKDLRFISEVATEAGLSLPVAGSLLTAFQAMVSAGLGDLDHTGIYLGIRG from the coding sequence ATGGACCTTTCATCCACCGGAATGCCCACGTCAGTGGCCCTGCTGGGGACGGGGCCGATGGGCGCCCCGATTGCCCGGAACATTATTAACGGCGGCGTGCCACTGACGCTGTGGAATCGAACGGTCGGCAAGGCAGAGGCAGTTGGCGGCGGCACCGTCGTCGCCTCTCCGGCCGGTGCCGCCAGCGACGTGGTGCTGACCGTGTTGCCGGACCTTCCCCAGGTTGCGTCCCTGATTCCCGGTGAAGACGGCCTCCTGGCCGGATGGGCGGCCGCCGGTGTCGAGCATCCAATCCTCGTGATTCACGGGACGGTGTCGCCAGTGGCCGTGGCGGCCTTCGCCGCCGAGTGCCGGCAGGCCCACGGCGTGACTGTGATTGACGCGCCGCTCAGCGGCGGCACGATCGGGGCCGAAGAGGGCAGGCTGAGCACGATGGTCGGCGGACCACGCGACGTCGTGGACCGGCTGACGCCGCTCTTCCGGCTGTACAGTTCCACGGTCGCCTGGTTCGGAGCCACGGGCGCGGGCTCGACCGTTAAGGCGTGCAACCAGATCGTAGTGGCCGCGACCGTGACCGCACTGTCGGAGGCCATGGCGCTCGCCGAAGCCAACGGACTGGATCTGCACCAGGTCCAGTCCATCCTTGCCGGCGGGCTGGCCAACTCGGAGGTGCTCCGGCAAAAAGGGCAGCGGTGGATTGACGCCGACTTCGAGGGGGGCGGATCCGCCAAAAACCAGCTCAAGGACCTTCGCTTCATTTCTGAGGTCGCAACCGAGGCTGGCCTGTCGTTACCCGTAGCCGGCAGTCTCCTGACGGCGTTCCAGGCGATGGTCTCGGCCGGGCTCGGGGACCTCGACCACACGGGCATCTACCTCGGCATCCGGGGGTAG